Sequence from the Rhodococcus jostii RHA1 genome:
CCCGACTGATCGACGTACTCGGTGGCCGGCGCCTGTGTGTGATCACCGGCGCCGGCATCTCGACGGATTCCGGGATCCCCGATTACCGGGGTCCGGACTCGCCACCGCGCAATCCCATGACGTACCAGCAGTTCACCGGTGATCCCGATTTCCGCCGCCACTACTGGGCGCGGAACCACCTCGGCTGGCGGCACATGGACGCCGCCCGGCCCAACACCGGCCACCGCGCCCTGGCGGGGCTCGAGCGGGCGGGTGCCGTGAGTGGCGTCATCACCCAGAACGTCGACCTGCTGCACACCAAGGCCGGCAGTCGCCGGGTGATCGACCTGCACGGCACGTACGCCCAGGTCCGGTGCCTGACGTGCGGCGCCCTGATCTCGCGGGCCACGCTCGCCGACCGGCTCGAGCGCGCGAACCCGGGATTCGCCGAAACCGTTGCTGCCGCACAGGGAGTGGAGATCGCACCGGACGCCGACGCGGTGATCACCAGCACCGAGCATTTCCGGATGGTCGACTGCGAGGCGTGCGGCGGTCTACTCAAACCCGACATCGTGTACTTCGGCGAATCCGTTCCGAAACCGAGGGTCGCCGCCGCCTACGACGTGGTCGACGAGGCCGAGGCGCTCCTGGTGGCCGGCTCGTCGCTCACCGTCATGTCGGGACTGCGGTTCGTCCGGCACGCCGCCAAACGCGGAATCCCCATCGTCATCGTCAACAGGGGGACGACACGGGGCGACGAGTTCGCCACCCACACGCTCCACGCCGGCTGTTCGGAAGCTCTCACCGCACTGCTCGACGCGTCCTCCGCGCTGCCCGCGTGACCGTCAGAGCGGCACCAGATCGTCCGCGTGGACGACGGGGCGCTGCATCTCCGCGGGCAGTTCCTGGGTCGACTTACCCAGGATGTCGCTGATCTCCGCCGAGTCGTACGCCACCACTCCCCTGGCCACGGGTCGCTCGTCGGGGCCGAGGAGCGACACGACGTCGCCGCCGTAGAACCTCCCCGAGACCGCGCTGATCCCCGCGGGCAGCAACGACCGCCGCTTGGTGACGACGGCACGCACAGCGCCCTCGTCGATGTGCAGGATCCCCTGCTCGTCCGCGGCGTGGCGTACCCAGAACTTGCGCGCCGACAACCGGGACGGCCGGGCCACGAACGCCGTTCCCACCCCGGCGTCCCGCAGCGCTGCCCCGGCGTCCGAGGCGGCGGCGAGCAGTACGGGCACGCCGGCATCGGCCGCGAGGCGCGCTGCCGACAGCTTGGACGCCATCCCGCCGGTGCCGAGAGCGCCGCCCGAGCCCGCGACCACCCCGTCGAGATCCTCGGGGCTGTTCACCTCGGGAATCAGCGTGGCATTGCCCTTGCGGGGGTCGCCGTCGTACAGCCCGTCGACATCCGAGAGCAGGACCAGGGCATCGGCGCCGACCAGGTGCGCGACGAGCGCGGCGAGCCGGTCGTTGTCACCGAATCGCAGCTCCGCCGTGGCGACGGTGTCGTTCTCGTTGACGATCGCGACCGCGTGCAGCGCGCGCAGACGGTCGAGGGTGCGTTGCGCGTTGCGGTGCTGCGCGCGGCGGGCGATGTCGTCTGCGGTGAGCAGCACCTGCCCGACGGTGCGGCCGTACCGGGCGAACGACGTGCCCCAGGCATGGGCCAGTGCCAGCTGGCCGACGCTCGCGGCGGCCTGCTTCGTCGCCAGGTCCCGTGGCCGCTTGGTCAGCCCCAGCGGGGCCAGACCCGCGCCCACGGCCCCCGACGACACGACGACCACGTCGGAACCGGCACGCATCCGATCCTCGATCGCATCGGCCAGCGCGTCGAGTCGACCGACGTCGAGCCCGCCGACCAGGCTGGTCAGCGCGGACGAGCCGATCTTCACGACAATGCTGCCCGCCGACGCGATCGTGCGCCGGGTGGCGCTCACTGGTCTTCGGGGTCGAGGCCTTCGAGACCGCGACGGATCCTGGACGCGTGCTTGCGTTCGGTCGCGCCGATGCGCTCGACCTGATCCAGACGCGGGTCGGTGCCGCGACCGGTGCGGGTGAGATCGACGCCGGCCGGTGTCTGGGGCTCCCAGTCGAAGCTCACGTTGCCGATCGTGACGGACGCGCCCGGCTCCGCACCCTGCTTGACGAGTTCGGTTTCCACACCGAGCCGCGCGAGCCGGTCGGCGAGGTAACCCACGGCCTCGTCGTTGTCGAACTGCGTCTGCCGCACCCAGCGTTCCGGCCGTGTGCCGCGGACGATGAACCCACCGGGGATCTCGGGGTCGGCGACGACGCTGAAGCTGTTCTCGTTCGAGATCACCGGGCGGATCACCTGACGCTTCGGCTCGGCCTTCGGGTGCGCCTCACGGTAGTCCGCAACCAGCTTCGCGAGCGCGAACGTCAACGGACGCAACCCCTCTCGGCTGACGGCCGAGATCGTGAAGACAGGCCATCCGCGGGCCTCGAGGTCGGGGGTGACCATCTCGGCCAGCTCTGCCGCCTCCGGCACGTCCGCCTTGTTCAGGATCACGATGCGGGGGCGGTCCGCGAGGTCACCGAGCCCGGCGTCGCCGGACAACGCACCCTTGTACGCGGCGAGTTCCGCCTCGAGTGCGTCGATGTCGGAGATCGGGTCGCGGCCCGGGTCGAGCGTCGCGCAGTCGACGACGTGCGCCAGCACGGCGCACCGCTCGAGGTGGCGCAGGAAGTCCAGTCCGAGCCCGCGGCCGTCGCTCGCGCCGGGGATCAACCCGGGCACGTCGGCCACCGTGAACGTGGTGTCGCCGCTCGACACCACACCGAGGTTCGGCACGAGAGTCGTGAACGGGTAGTCGGCGATCTTCGGCTTCGCCGCCGACAGCACCGACACGAGCGAAGACTTGCCCGCCGACGGGAACCCGACCAGCCCGACATCGGCCACGGACTTCAGTTCGAGGACCAGTTCCCGCTCGACGCCGTCCTCACCGAGGAGCGCGAAACCCGGCGCCTTGCGCGCCTTCGAGGACAGGGCCGCGTTGCCGAGTCCGCCGCGGCCACCCTGGGCGGCCTCGAAGCGGGTGCCGACACCGATGAGGTCGGCGAGAATCCGGCCGTCCTCGTCGAGGACGACGGTGCCGTCGGGAACCCTCAGAATCAGGTCGTCGCCCTGGGCGCCGTCACGGTTGCTCCCCATCCCCTGCTTGCCGTTGGTGGCCTTCGCGTGGGGGTGGAAATGGAAGTCGAGGAGGGTGTGGACGTTGCCGTCCACCTCGAGCACGACGTCACCGCCACGCCCGCCGTTGCCGCCGTCCGGGCCACCGAGCGGTTTGAACTTCTCCCGGTGAACGGAGGCGCAGCCATTGCCGCCTTTTCCGGCGCTGACGTGCAGCACGACGCGGTCAATGAATCGGGACATGACTGCCGGATCCTTCCTCAGTCAATTGTGTTGATCTCACTCGTGAAAAAAACAATAGGGGCGGACCGGGTATCACGACCCAGGTCCGCCCCTATTGGGAGCTTGAAACGTCCCTCACGGGACGATGCATACTCGCGGCAGAACTAGGCCTCTGCCGCCGCCGGAACGATGTTCACGGTCTTGCGTCCACGCTTGGTGCCGAACTCGACGGCACCGGCAGAGAGCGCGAAGAGCGTGTCGTCGCCGCCACGACCGACGTTGACGCCGGGGTGGAAGTGGGTTCCGCGCTGACGCACCAGGATCTCGCCGGCGCTGACGGACTGGCCGCCGAAACGCTTCACGCCGAGCCGCTGAGCATTTGAATCGCGACCGTTACGGGAGCTGGATGCACCCTTCTTATGTGCCATGTTCTTGACCCTCCTCGGGTGAAATCAGCTCTGAAGCTCTAGCTACTTGATGCCGGTGACCTTGAGGACCGTCAGCTTCTGCCTGTGGCCCTGACGCTTGTGGTAGCCGGTCTTGTTCTTGAACTTGTGGATCCGGATCTTCGGGCCCTTGGTGTGCTCGACGACCTCACCCGTGACCGAGATCTTGGCCAGCTTGTCGGCGTCGGTCGTCAGATCGGATCCGTCGACGACGAGAACGGGAGCAAGCGAGACAGCAGTGCCGGGCTCACCCTCGATCTTCTCGACCTTGACGAGGTCACCAACAGCGACCTTGTACTGCTTTCCGCCGGTCTTGACGATCGCGTACGTTGCCATCGGAGGGCTACCCCTTGCTTCTTCGAACTTGCTCGCGCCACAGTGGGCGCGACTGGTCTGGTGTGACGGCTAGCTCGGTCGAGATCGCGCAGCCATCACAAGTGAGGGCACAGCTGACCTTCATCGCCGAGTAGCGACTGGTCAAGGTTACAGGAAGGCAACCGTTCCGTACAAACCGGCGCCGATTGCCTTCCCGCAGTCCCTCGTCAGTTGTCGGCGTCCACCGGCGGGCCGGCGGGACGTGCTGCGGCACGGCGACGACGCGGCCTGCGCGGCGATGCCTGCGAATCCCCGCCGTCAGGCGAGGACGCCGGCGGCGCACTCACGGCCGACGCCGACATGGCCGGTTCCGGCTCCGGTGCGTGCTCGGCGCCGGTCTCCGATGTCGGGATCACGAACACCGTCCCCGCGCTCGGGGTTTCGGACACCGGCGCTGCCGCTGCTCTCGACACCCGACGGCTCCTTCGCCGCGGCGGGGCCACCGGCTCCGGCTGGGGCTCGGGCTCGGGCTCCACGACGGGTTCCGAGGTCTCGGCGACCGGAGCCGCTTCGGCCGGTGCGGCTTCGACGGCCGGCTCCTCGGCCACAGTCTCTTCCGCCACGGCTTCTTCGACGACCGCTTCCTCGGCGACGGTGTCCTCCGCCTCGGGTGCCACGACGGCTTCCGCAGCGACCGCTGCCGGGGCCTCGGCCACGGCTTCTTCGATGCCGGGCAGGTCTGCCGCCGGAGTCTCCGCCTCGGCGGCGACAGGCTGCTCGGGCTCGGGAACCGCCGCCGCGGGCTGCTCGGCGGATTCCGCCTCGTGCCCGCTGTGTGCGTGCGCGGCCTCCTCCTCGTGATGGTGGTGTGCCATCGCGAGAGCGACCGGGTGGGCCCGCTTGACGGTGGCATCCACCGTCGGGGTCTCTTCGTGCACGGGAGGCTGCGACGTCTCCCCACCGGACGACTTGTCGCGGCCCCGCTTCTTTCGGGAGCCGCCGGAGTCGCCGCCGCGGGACGACCCGCGCGCACCGTTGTCCTCGGAGGTCTTCACCTCGATCGGCTCGGCGTGGACGACGATGCCCCGGCCGTGGCAGTGCTCACAGGTCGTCGAGAACGCCTCGACCAGCCCGGTGCCCAGCTTCTTCCGCGTCATCTGGACCAGGCCCAGCGACGTGACCTCGGACACCTGGTGGCGGGTGCGATCCCGGCCCAGGGCCTCCGTCAGGCGTCGCAGCACGAGATCGCGGTTCGATTCGAGCACCATGTCGATGAAGTCGACGACGATCATGCCGCCGATGTCGCGCAGGCGCATCTGCCGGACGATCTCCTCGGCCGCCTCGAGGTTGTTCCGGGTGACGGTCTCCTCGAGGTTTCCGCCGGCGCCGGTGAACTTGCCGGTGTTGACATCGACCACGGTCATGGCCTCGGTGCGGTCGATCACCAGCGTGCCACCGGAGGGCAACCAGACCTTGCGGTCGAGTGCCTTCGCCAGCTGCTCGTCGATGCGGTGCGCCTCGAAGACGTCGACACCGTTGTCCGACGTGTGCTGCTCGAGCCTCGGCATGAGGTCGGGGGCGACGGACCTGATGTACGACTCGACCGTCGACCAGGCCTTGTCTCCCTCGATCACGAGCTTGGAGAAGTCCTCGTTGAACAGGTCGCGGATGACCTTCACGAGAAGGTCGGGCTCCTCGTACAGGGCCTGCGGGTTGCCGGACTTACCGGATTCCGCCTTCGCGGCCTGAGCCTCGATCCCGGCCCACTGGTCCTGCAGACGTTTCACGTCGCGGGCGAGTTCTTCCTCGCTCACCCCCTCGGACGCGGTCCGGATGATGACTCCGGCGTCCGAGGGCACGATGTCGCGCAGGATGTCCTTGAGGCGCTTGCGTTCCGTGTCGGGCAGTTTGCGGCTGATACCGGTGGACGTGCCGCCGGGCACGTACACGAGGAAGCGGCCCGCGAGGCTGATCTGCGTCGTCAGCCGTGCACCCTTGTGCCCGACCGGGTCCTTGCTGACCTGGACCAGCACCTGGTCGCCCGGCTTGAGCGCCTGCTCGATCTTGCGGGAGTTGCCACCGAGCCCGGCAGCCTCCCAGTTGACCTCACCCGCGTACAGCACGCCGTTGCGGCCGCGGCCGATGTCGATGAACGCGGCTTCCATGCTGGGCAGCACGTTCTGGACGCGCCCGAGGTACACGTTGCCGACCATCGACGCCGACGCCGACGTGGTCACGAAGTGTTCGACGAGAACGCCGTCTTCGAGCACGGCGACCTGCGTCGTCGCGTGCGGTTGCCCGGTGGCGATGCGGTCGCGCACCACCATCACTCGGTCGACGGCCTCGCGGCGGGCCAGGAACTCCGATTCCGTGAGGATCGGTGGGCGCCTGCGGCCGGCATCGCGGCCGTCGCGGCGACGCTGACGCTTCGCCTCGAGCCGTGTCGACCCCGTGATGCCCTGGACCTCGTCCTTCGAGCGGCTCTTGTTGCGAGGTTCACGCTCGTGGACGACGGTGTTCGGCGGATCGTCCTCGGACGTGGCCTCTCCCGACCCCTCGCCACCGGACTTGCGACGGCGGCGGCGGCGACGGCGACGGCTCGATCCGTCGGAGTCACCCTCACCGGTCTCTTCGTCACCGGACTCCGCTTCGGCCTGCTCGGCCTCCGCGGGCTGCTCCTCGGAATCCTTCTTCGGCTTCTCTTCGGGCTCCCGAGTCGGTGTCTCGGCGGCCTTCTCCTCGCGAACGGATTCCCGCGCGGATTCCTCGGCCTCGGCACCCTCGGTGTCGATGTCCGTGTCCTGCTCGTTCTGCTGTTCGCCCCGTCCGCGACCACGGCCGCGGCGGCCGCGGCGACGACGACGCGGCTGATCGCCGTCGACGTCGGACTCGTCCGACTCGGTGTCGGCGGTTCCGGTGTCCGTGGCCTTGGCGGGCTCGGGCACCTCCTCGCGCGTTTCGGCGACGGGCGGCTGCTCGGTGGTGGGTTCCGGGGTCCCGGCGTCCCGGCGGCTGCGCCGGCGACGCGGCGGAGTCTCGACCGCTGCGAGGTCGGGCTGCAGGAACAGCGGGACCTGCGAGGCGGCGGGCGGGGTCTCGACGGCGGGCTCGGCGGCGGGCGCCTCGACCTGGTAGGACGCGGTGGTGAACAGGTCACGTCCGAGGTCGCGCTCGGCGACCGCGGCCTCCTCCGCGACGGGCTCCTGGGCGGCCGCTTCCTCGGTGGGAACTGCGGGAGCCGGAGTCTGCTCGGCCGCTGCTTCCTCGACGTCCGCGGCCGCGACCGGTTCCGGTGCGACCTCGACGACGGGTTCGGCGGGGGGCTCCGCGACCGGTTCTGGGGCCGGGGTCTTCGCGACCGGTTCGACCGCGGCGGGTGGTTCGGTGGGAGCGATCTGCGCAGCGGTGAAGGCTGCGTGCACCCGCTCGGCGACGTCGCGTTGCAGGCTCGACTGCGCGCTGCGCAGTTCGGTTCCGAGGGCCGCAGCCTCGGCGAGAACCTGCTTGCTCGTTACGCCCAGCAACTTCGCGAGGGCGTGAACGCGGATCTTCTCCGGAAGGGCGGGAACCGCGCTCCCGGTGGTGGCCGTTTCGTTCGGCTCTGAATTTGTGGGCGGCGCTTGATCGGCCACGTAGTCTCCTCAGCCCCCGGGCGCGTCCACTCCCGTGTCTGGGAGTGTCACGCGGCCACGCGAGGGCGCAGTATGTGTACTCGCGCCCCAGATGTGAGCGCGAGATTGTCTGGTCTCGCTCCACACAGCGCGTGCAGTGTCCGTTTTCACTGCACACCCATGTAGTGCCTTGCGGATGGCCGTCATCCCCGGCGCGAGCGCCTGATCATCCAGCGTGCCGAACGCCCAGGTATTTCCTGTTGACGCAGGGGCAGCGATGAAGGGCATCGAGCCGTGGTGTCATCCGGTCGAAGCCGCGTGGTGCACAAATTGCGGTCCGACCACCCCCAGTATCCCACACGTGTGCCTCAGTCCGTGCCAGCGGCGCTCGTATCGGTCTGGAACATGTTCCGCACGCGATGGCGCCGCCGGCCCGGAGGGCAGGTCGGTGGGTCGAGGGGTGGGTGGAGAGGTACGTCAGTTGGCGGCGAGGTGGGGGAACCAGAGGGCGATCTCGCGCTCGGCGGACTCGACCGAGTCGGAGCCGTGTACCAGGTTCTCCTGGGCTTCGAGCCCGAAATCGCCGCGAATCGTGCCTGGGACGGCCTTCTCGACCGGGTCGGTGCCCCCGGCGAGCTGACGGAACGCGGCGATCGCACGGGGACCTTCGAGGACTGCCGCGACGAGCGGGCCGCCCGTGATGAATTCCAGCAGGCCGGGGTAGAAGGGGCGGCCCTCGTGCTCGGCGTAGTGGGCGGCTGCGATGTCGCCGGGAGCGGTG
This genomic interval carries:
- a CDS encoding NAD-dependent protein deacetylase gives rise to the protein MFARLIDVLGGRRLCVITGAGISTDSGIPDYRGPDSPPRNPMTYQQFTGDPDFRRHYWARNHLGWRHMDAARPNTGHRALAGLERAGAVSGVITQNVDLLHTKAGSRRVIDLHGTYAQVRCLTCGALISRATLADRLERANPGFAETVAAAQGVEIAPDADAVITSTEHFRMVDCEACGGLLKPDIVYFGESVPKPRVAAAYDVVDEAEALLVAGSSLTVMSGLRFVRHAAKRGIPIVIVNRGTTRGDEFATHTLHAGCSEALTALLDASSALPA
- the proB gene encoding glutamate 5-kinase, with translation MSATRRTIASAGSIVVKIGSSALTSLVGGLDVGRLDALADAIEDRMRAGSDVVVVSSGAVGAGLAPLGLTKRPRDLATKQAAASVGQLALAHAWGTSFARYGRTVGQVLLTADDIARRAQHRNAQRTLDRLRALHAVAIVNENDTVATAELRFGDNDRLAALVAHLVGADALVLLSDVDGLYDGDPRKGNATLIPEVNSPEDLDGVVAGSGGALGTGGMASKLSAARLAADAGVPVLLAAASDAGAALRDAGVGTAFVARPSRLSARKFWVRHAADEQGILHIDEGAVRAVVTKRRSLLPAGISAVSGRFYGGDVVSLLGPDERPVARGVVAYDSAEISDILGKSTQELPAEMQRPVVHADDLVPL
- the obgE gene encoding GTPase ObgE; the protein is MSRFIDRVVLHVSAGKGGNGCASVHREKFKPLGGPDGGNGGRGGDVVLEVDGNVHTLLDFHFHPHAKATNGKQGMGSNRDGAQGDDLILRVPDGTVVLDEDGRILADLIGVGTRFEAAQGGRGGLGNAALSSKARKAPGFALLGEDGVERELVLELKSVADVGLVGFPSAGKSSLVSVLSAAKPKIADYPFTTLVPNLGVVSSGDTTFTVADVPGLIPGASDGRGLGLDFLRHLERCAVLAHVVDCATLDPGRDPISDIDALEAELAAYKGALSGDAGLGDLADRPRIVILNKADVPEAAELAEMVTPDLEARGWPVFTISAVSREGLRPLTFALAKLVADYREAHPKAEPKRQVIRPVISNENSFSVVADPEIPGGFIVRGTRPERWVRQTQFDNDEAVGYLADRLARLGVETELVKQGAEPGASVTIGNVSFDWEPQTPAGVDLTRTGRGTDPRLDQVERIGATERKHASRIRRGLEGLDPEDQ
- the rpmA gene encoding 50S ribosomal protein L27, with protein sequence MAHKKGASSSRNGRDSNAQRLGVKRFGGQSVSAGEILVRQRGTHFHPGVNVGRGGDDTLFALSAGAVEFGTKRGRKTVNIVPAAAEA
- the rplU gene encoding 50S ribosomal protein L21, encoding MATYAIVKTGGKQYKVAVGDLVKVEKIEGEPGTAVSLAPVLVVDGSDLTTDADKLAKISVTGEVVEHTKGPKIRIHKFKNKTGYHKRQGHRQKLTVLKVTGIK
- a CDS encoding translation initiation factor IF-2 N-terminal domain-containing protein, with amino-acid sequence MADQAPPTNSEPNETATTGSAVPALPEKIRVHALAKLLGVTSKQVLAEAAALGTELRSAQSSLQRDVAERVHAAFTAAQIAPTEPPAAVEPVAKTPAPEPVAEPPAEPVVEVAPEPVAAADVEEAAAEQTPAPAVPTEEAAAQEPVAEEAAVAERDLGRDLFTTASYQVEAPAAEPAVETPPAASQVPLFLQPDLAAVETPPRRRRSRRDAGTPEPTTEQPPVAETREEVPEPAKATDTGTADTESDESDVDGDQPRRRRRGRRGRGRGRGEQQNEQDTDIDTEGAEAEESARESVREEKAAETPTREPEEKPKKDSEEQPAEAEQAEAESGDEETGEGDSDGSSRRRRRRRRRKSGGEGSGEATSEDDPPNTVVHEREPRNKSRSKDEVQGITGSTRLEAKRQRRRDGRDAGRRRPPILTESEFLARREAVDRVMVVRDRIATGQPHATTQVAVLEDGVLVEHFVTTSASASMVGNVYLGRVQNVLPSMEAAFIDIGRGRNGVLYAGEVNWEAAGLGGNSRKIEQALKPGDQVLVQVSKDPVGHKGARLTTQISLAGRFLVYVPGGTSTGISRKLPDTERKRLKDILRDIVPSDAGVIIRTASEGVSEEELARDVKRLQDQWAGIEAQAAKAESGKSGNPQALYEEPDLLVKVIRDLFNEDFSKLVIEGDKAWSTVESYIRSVAPDLMPRLEQHTSDNGVDVFEAHRIDEQLAKALDRKVWLPSGGTLVIDRTEAMTVVDVNTGKFTGAGGNLEETVTRNNLEAAEEIVRQMRLRDIGGMIVVDFIDMVLESNRDLVLRRLTEALGRDRTRHQVSEVTSLGLVQMTRKKLGTGLVEAFSTTCEHCHGRGIVVHAEPIEVKTSEDNGARGSSRGGDSGGSRKKRGRDKSSGGETSQPPVHEETPTVDATVKRAHPVALAMAHHHHEEEAAHAHSGHEAESAEQPAAAVPEPEQPVAAEAETPAADLPGIEEAVAEAPAAVAAEAVVAPEAEDTVAEEAVVEEAVAEETVAEEPAVEAAPAEAAPVAETSEPVVEPEPEPQPEPVAPPRRRSRRVSRAAAAPVSETPSAGTVFVIPTSETGAEHAPEPEPAMSASAVSAPPASSPDGGDSQASPRRPRRRRAAARPAGPPVDADN
- the ndk gene encoding nucleoside-diphosphate kinase, encoding MTERTLVLIKPDAVARGYVGEILGRIERKGLTISALDLRTAPGDIAAAHYAEHEGRPFYPGLLEFITGGPLVAAVLEGPRAIAAFRQLAGGTDPVEKAVPGTIRGDFGLEAQENLVHGSDSVESAEREIALWFPHLAAN